From Burkholderia sp. WP9, a single genomic window includes:
- a CDS encoding DoxX family protein: MRYTLLENQKDAVILVARILLMVLFIMFGWSKLTGFAGTVAYMTSSGAPVPELSAVIAVVMELVVGIALLVGFFTRPLALLLAVYTLGTAIIGHHYWNMTGAMQYDNMIHFYKNISIIGGLLLLCVTGAGKYSIDRR, translated from the coding sequence ATGCGCTATACGCTATTGGAAAATCAGAAAGACGCGGTCATTCTCGTCGCCCGCATTCTGTTGATGGTGCTGTTCATCATGTTCGGCTGGTCGAAGCTGACCGGCTTTGCCGGCACCGTCGCTTATATGACTTCGAGCGGCGCACCGGTGCCCGAGTTGTCGGCGGTGATCGCCGTGGTGATGGAGTTGGTGGTGGGCATTGCGCTGCTGGTCGGTTTCTTCACCAGGCCGCTTGCCCTGTTGCTGGCGGTGTATACGCTCGGCACCGCGATCATCGGCCACCATTACTGGAATATGACTGGTGCGATGCAGTACGACAATATGATTCACTTCTACAAGAACATCAGCATTATCGGCGGGCTGCTGTTGTTGTGCGTGACAGGCGCAGGGAAATACTCGATCGACCGCCGTTGA
- a CDS encoding pirin family protein, translated as MLEIRHANQRGRAEHGWLSSRHTFSFANYHDPKQNGFSDLLVINDDRVAPAQGFGKHPHRDMEIFSYVLEGALEHKDTMGTGSVIVPGDIQLMSAGTGVAHSEYNHSKSEPVHFLQIWIAPGQKGTAPRYQQRHFGADQKRGVLRLVLSPDGANDSLVLQQDARVYAGLFDGEETARLELASNRYAYVHVARGSVSVNGVEFKAGDGARVRGEEALTFTQGHDAEVLVFDLRDIEMSELWA; from the coding sequence ATGCTTGAAATCAGACACGCCAATCAACGCGGCCGCGCGGAGCACGGCTGGCTTAGTTCGCGTCACACATTTTCCTTCGCGAACTATCATGATCCGAAGCAGAATGGCTTCTCCGACCTGCTCGTCATCAACGACGACCGTGTCGCGCCGGCACAAGGTTTCGGCAAGCATCCGCACCGCGACATGGAAATTTTCTCGTATGTGCTGGAAGGCGCCTTGGAGCACAAGGACACGATGGGCACCGGCTCGGTGATCGTGCCTGGCGACATTCAGTTGATGAGCGCAGGAACCGGCGTCGCGCACAGCGAGTACAACCATTCGAAGAGCGAGCCGGTGCACTTCCTGCAAATCTGGATCGCGCCGGGGCAAAAGGGTACGGCGCCGCGTTATCAGCAGCGCCACTTCGGTGCCGACCAGAAGCGCGGTGTCTTGCGCCTCGTGCTCTCGCCGGATGGCGCGAACGACTCGCTGGTGCTGCAACAGGACGCCCGGGTCTATGCCGGTCTCTTCGACGGCGAAGAAACTGCACGGCTCGAACTGGCCAGCAATCGTTATGCGTATGTTCACGTGGCGCGCGGCAGCGTGAGCGTGAACGGCGTCGAGTTCAAGGCAGGCGACGGTGCGCGTGTGCGCGGCGAAGAAGCGCTAACCTTCACGCAAGGGCATGACGCGGAAGTGTTGGTGTTCGACCTGCGCGACATCGAGATGTCGGAGTTGTGGGCCTAA
- a CDS encoding LysR family transcriptional regulator: protein MQLDDMRIFVATVDARSFTAAANRLSLSKQFVSRRVMGLEETLGVQLLIRNTRKLAVTDLGQEFYERAKRILGEVEDAEQAMSLRRAGPRGLLRVSAPMSFGMAHLSPLVATFLREHGDVHIEMDLSDRTVDVVGEGFDMAIRIGTLPDSTLIAQKLVDIRVVACCSPGYVRRRGAPVVPGDLTRHSCLLYGHGGAVSWEFVVDGVTKGVEVHGPLRANNGELVRDAAVAGLGIVRLPDFIVADALRSGQLVPVLEDFLPTATSVYAVYPQHRQSSLTIRAFAEFLREHLKARLMA, encoded by the coding sequence ATGCAGCTCGACGACATGCGGATTTTCGTCGCCACGGTCGACGCCCGTAGCTTCACGGCGGCCGCGAACCGGCTGTCGCTGTCAAAGCAGTTCGTCAGCCGGCGGGTAATGGGGTTGGAAGAGACGCTGGGCGTGCAATTGCTGATCCGCAATACGCGCAAGCTGGCGGTGACCGATCTGGGACAGGAGTTTTACGAACGCGCCAAACGCATTCTCGGCGAGGTCGAAGACGCGGAGCAGGCCATGTCGCTGCGGCGCGCCGGACCGCGCGGGCTGTTACGCGTGAGCGCGCCGATGTCGTTCGGCATGGCGCATCTGTCGCCGCTCGTCGCGACCTTCCTGCGGGAACACGGCGACGTGCACATCGAGATGGACTTGAGCGACCGTACCGTCGACGTCGTGGGCGAGGGCTTCGACATGGCGATCCGGATCGGCACCTTGCCCGATTCCACGCTGATCGCGCAGAAGCTCGTGGACATCAGGGTGGTGGCGTGCTGCAGTCCCGGATACGTGCGGCGCCGGGGTGCGCCTGTGGTGCCAGGCGATCTGACGCGTCATTCGTGCCTGTTGTATGGCCACGGCGGGGCGGTGAGCTGGGAGTTCGTCGTCGATGGCGTGACGAAGGGCGTCGAAGTGCACGGTCCATTGCGCGCCAACAATGGCGAGCTGGTGCGCGATGCGGCCGTTGCGGGTTTGGGGATTGTTCGGCTTCCTGACTTTATCGTCGCAGACGCGCTAAGGAGCGGTCAGCTCGTGCCGGTGCTCGAAGATTTTCTGCCCACCGCGACGAGCGTCTACGCCGTTTATCCGCAGCACAGACAAAGCTCCCTCACGATCCGGGCGTTCGCGGAATTCTTGAGGGAGCATTTGAAGGCGCGTTTGATGGCGTAA
- a CDS encoding 1-aminocyclopropane-1-carboxylate deaminase, whose translation MNLQRFPRYPLTFGPTPIQPLARLSKHLGGKVHLYAKREDCNSGLAFGGNKTRKLEYLIPEALAQGCDTLVSIGGIQSNQTRQVAAVAAHLGMKCVLVQENWVNYSDAVYDRVGNIQMSRILGADVRLVPDGFDIGFRKSWEDALESVRAAGGKPYAIPAGCSDHPLGGLGFVGFAEEVREQEAELGFKFDYIVVCSVTGSTQAGMVVGFADDERAARVIGIDASAKPAQTREQITRIARRTAEKVGLERDITSADVVLDERFAGPEYGLPNEGTLEAIRLCARTEGMLTDPVYEGKSMHGMIEMVRNGEFPEGSRVLYAHLGGVPALNGYSFIFRDG comes from the coding sequence ATGAACCTGCAACGTTTCCCTCGTTACCCGCTCACTTTCGGGCCGACGCCGATCCAACCGCTGGCGCGTCTGAGCAAGCACCTCGGCGGCAAAGTGCATCTGTATGCGAAACGTGAAGACTGCAACAGCGGCCTCGCATTTGGTGGCAACAAGACGCGCAAGCTCGAATATCTGATCCCTGAAGCGCTTGCTCAGGGTTGCGACACGCTCGTGTCGATCGGCGGAATTCAGTCGAACCAGACGCGCCAGGTCGCGGCCGTGGCGGCGCACCTGGGCATGAAGTGCGTGCTGGTCCAGGAGAACTGGGTCAACTATTCGGACGCGGTCTACGACCGGGTCGGCAACATCCAGATGTCGCGCATTCTCGGCGCCGACGTGCGGCTCGTGCCCGATGGCTTCGACATCGGTTTTCGCAAGAGCTGGGAAGACGCACTAGAAAGCGTGCGGGCCGCCGGCGGCAAACCGTATGCGATTCCGGCCGGCTGTTCGGACCATCCGCTCGGTGGCCTCGGCTTCGTCGGCTTCGCGGAGGAGGTGCGCGAGCAGGAAGCCGAATTGGGCTTCAAGTTCGACTACATCGTAGTGTGCTCCGTGACCGGCAGCACGCAGGCCGGCATGGTCGTGGGCTTCGCCGATGACGAGCGCGCCGCTCGTGTGATCGGCATCGACGCTTCGGCAAAGCCCGCGCAAACGCGCGAGCAGATCACAAGAATCGCCAGACGGACCGCGGAAAAAGTCGGTTTGGAGCGCGATATCACGAGCGCGGACGTGGTGCTCGACGAGCGCTTCGCGGGTCCGGAATACGGGCTGCCGAATGAAGGCACGCTGGAAGCGATCCGCCTGTGTGCACGCACGGAAGGCATGCTGACCGATCCCGTCTACGAAGGCAAATCGATGCATGGCATGATCGAGATGGTGCGTAACGGCGAATTTCCGGAAGGGTCGCGCGTGCTGTACGCGCACCTGGGCGGCGTGCCGGCGTTGAACGGCTATAGCTTTATTTTCCGCGACGGTTAA
- a CDS encoding Lrp/AsnC ligand binding domain-containing protein gives MSAIKLRKTRDGAVAAAAVQADPLQSLDRIDRAIVRQLQIDASISNVALAAKVKLSAPACLRRVERLKESGLIRAVVALIDPKAVGAGMLVIIGVVLDRSTPDSFAEFEKAAQKVTGCMECHVVTGEFDYFMTIRTRDSDSFNRLHAEQLLYLPGVRQIRSFMVLKEILSTTKFPL, from the coding sequence ATGAGCGCAATAAAACTTCGTAAGACCCGTGACGGGGCCGTTGCCGCTGCCGCCGTTCAGGCCGATCCGCTGCAATCGCTCGACCGCATCGATCGCGCGATCGTGCGGCAACTGCAGATCGACGCGTCGATTTCAAACGTGGCGCTGGCGGCCAAGGTCAAGCTGAGCGCACCGGCGTGCTTGCGGCGTGTCGAGCGACTCAAGGAATCCGGATTGATCCGCGCGGTCGTCGCGCTGATCGACCCGAAGGCGGTGGGGGCGGGAATGCTGGTGATCATCGGCGTGGTGCTGGATCGCTCCACGCCGGATTCGTTTGCCGAGTTCGAGAAGGCGGCGCAGAAAGTGACCGGATGCATGGAGTGCCACGTCGTGACCGGCGAGTTCGACTATTTCATGACCATCCGCACGCGTGACAGCGACAGCTTCAACCGCCTGCACGCGGAGCAGTTGCTCTATCTGCCGGGAGTCCGGCAAATCCGCTCGTTCATGGTGCTCAAGGAAATTCTCTCGACCACGAAATTTCCGTTGTGA
- a CDS encoding MipA/OmpV family protein: MFKNHKKRGGRLRNKQAGIAATSLVAATIGGVAALPGSVSAQTPSPLGEWQYSVGIPLQKMWQPNIPDWQVRLGMATSFQPRYEGSDRYHLMAGPSVDVRYKDLFFLSSGEGFGVNFAQGPNWRASLAAVYDLGRRGHDDPQELNGLGNINPAPGIKLAGEYVVSKDFPLVLRADVRRYFGGSNGWTGDFGAYMPMPGSTKQFFWFAGPNVTLADSTYMNSWFGVNQSQAAHSQFSQYHASAGFKSVGFGISAVWLFDKHWFATADGAFEQLVGSAGNSPVTHRKANGVADISINYRF, encoded by the coding sequence GTGTTTAAGAACCATAAGAAGCGGGGCGGCAGGCTCCGCAATAAACAGGCAGGCATTGCGGCAACGTCACTCGTCGCCGCGACCATTGGCGGTGTCGCCGCGCTACCGGGTTCGGTTTCAGCGCAGACACCTTCGCCGCTCGGCGAATGGCAATATTCGGTCGGCATTCCGCTACAGAAGATGTGGCAGCCGAATATTCCGGACTGGCAGGTGCGGCTCGGCATGGCAACGTCGTTCCAGCCGCGCTACGAGGGCTCCGACCGGTATCACCTGATGGCCGGTCCAAGTGTCGACGTGCGCTACAAGGATCTGTTCTTCTTATCGAGCGGCGAGGGTTTCGGCGTGAATTTCGCGCAGGGACCGAACTGGCGCGCCAGTCTTGCGGCCGTCTACGATCTCGGACGGCGCGGCCATGACGACCCGCAGGAACTGAACGGCCTCGGTAACATCAATCCCGCCCCAGGTATCAAACTGGCCGGCGAATATGTGGTTTCGAAGGATTTCCCGCTGGTGCTGCGTGCCGACGTCAGACGCTATTTCGGCGGCTCGAATGGCTGGACCGGAGATTTCGGCGCTTATATGCCGATGCCGGGCAGCACCAAGCAGTTCTTCTGGTTCGCGGGTCCAAATGTCACCCTCGCGGACTCGACCTACATGAATAGCTGGTTCGGCGTGAATCAGAGTCAGGCGGCGCATTCGCAGTTTTCGCAATATCACGCGAGCGCGGGTTTCAAATCGGTGGGCTTCGGCATTAGCGCGGTGTGGCTGTTCGACAAGCACTGGTTCGCCACTGCGGACGGCGCATTCGAACAACTGGTGGGCAGTGCGGGCAATAGTCCGGTGACGCACCGCAAAGCCAACGGCGTAGCCGATATTTCCATCAACTACCGCTTCTGA